The Sulfolobus acidocaldarius DSM 639 genome has a window encoding:
- a CDS encoding archaemetzincin family Zn-dependent metalloprotease: MYKVLLIRLTNLDNLIVNSVRTHLMNMGFEVEVNEEIFHLNAELFNWERWQYNADKLLQLVKLTFERYPYDAVIGIGEADGFSDGLNFVFGLSTKKYGLVFLSRLKEEFYGRVINSSLYIERTLKEVTHELGHTLGLGHCNNKECVMNFSVSVEDVDKKGKYFCTSCSDKLNINNKS; this comes from the coding sequence GTGTATAAAGTTTTGCTAATTAGACTTACCAACCTAGATAATCTGATAGTAAATAGTGTAAGAACACATCTAATGAATATGGGATTTGAGGTTGAAGTAAATGAGGAAATTTTTCATTTGAATGCTGAGTTATTTAATTGGGAAAGATGGCAGTATAATGCTGATAAATTATTACAGTTAGTTAAACTAACCTTTGAAAGATACCCTTACGATGCCGTTATAGGTATAGGAGAAGCAGATGGTTTTTCAGATGGTCTTAATTTTGTCTTTGGTCTTTCTACGAAAAAATATGGTTTAGTTTTTCTATCCAGATTAAAGGAGGAATTTTATGGTAGAGTAATTAACTCAAGTCTGTATATAGAGAGAACTCTAAAGGAAGTTACACATGAATTAGGTCATACCTTAGGATTAGGTCATTGTAATAATAAGGAATGTGTTATGAACTTCAGTGTTTCAGTAGAGGATGTAGATAAAAAAGGCAAATACTTTTGCACATCATGTTCCGATAAATTAAATATCAACAACAAATCTTAA
- a CDS encoding archease yields MTRFEFFDHTADIGIIAYGRSLEEAFESAALAVFEVMTDTSKIEYKVEVEIEEIGSDLENLLYRWIESLLVYYDSDLLLFGKFKVSIDLNNMTLKGKAYGEKFNPEKHERRTVVKAMTYHEMLISQNDGTYILRFVVDI; encoded by the coding sequence CGATTCGAGTTCTTTGATCACACTGCAGATATAGGAATAATAGCATATGGTAGAAGTTTAGAGGAGGCATTTGAAAGCGCAGCACTAGCCGTTTTTGAAGTTATGACTGATACAAGTAAAATAGAATATAAGGTGGAGGTAGAGATAGAGGAGATAGGTTCAGATTTAGAGAACTTATTATATAGGTGGATAGAAAGTTTACTCGTATATTATGATTCAGATTTACTTTTATTTGGTAAATTTAAGGTTAGTATAGATTTAAACAATATGACCCTCAAGGGCAAAGCATATGGTGAAAAGTTCAATCCTGAAAAACATGAAAGGAGAACTGTAGTGAAAGCAATGACATACCATGAGATGCTGATAAGTCAGAACGATGGAACTTATATTTTAAGATTTGTTGTTGATATTTAA